Proteins encoded together in one Campylobacter peloridis LMG 23910 window:
- a CDS encoding KpsF/GutQ family sugar-phosphate isomerase — MGKFDAIEIAKEVFEIEACSVRELALNLDENFSKSVALILGIKGRCVISGMGKSGHIGAKIAATLASTGTPSFFMHPGEALHGDLGMLTSEDVLLVISNSGETEEVLKIIPAIKRRKIPLIVMAGNAKSTLAKQADLFLNIAVKKEACPLQLAPMSSTTATLAMGDAIAVALMKARKFKPDDFALFHPGGSLGRKLLTRVSDLMVKKKLPIVHPESDFNELVDVMTSGKLGLCIVLENEKLVGIITDGDLRRALKADAKPRFDFKAKEIMSHSPKTIDASAMASEAEELMLKYKIKEIVVTQNEKIVGIIQLYAIGKV, encoded by the coding sequence ATGGGAAAATTTGATGCGATTGAGATAGCTAAAGAAGTTTTTGAAATAGAGGCTTGTTCTGTTAGGGAACTTGCTTTGAATTTGGATGAGAATTTTAGCAAGAGCGTCGCGCTTATTTTGGGTATTAAAGGTAGATGCGTGATAAGTGGTATGGGCAAATCAGGCCATATAGGAGCAAAAATAGCTGCAACCTTAGCTAGCACAGGCACGCCAAGTTTTTTTATGCATCCAGGTGAGGCATTGCATGGGGATCTTGGTATGCTTACAAGTGAAGATGTGCTTTTGGTTATATCTAATTCAGGGGAAACTGAAGAGGTTTTAAAAATCATCCCTGCTATAAAAAGAAGAAAAATTCCACTCATTGTGATGGCAGGCAATGCAAAATCAACTCTAGCCAAACAAGCAGATTTGTTTTTAAATATAGCGGTTAAAAAAGAAGCATGCCCACTTCAACTTGCGCCTATGTCTTCAACTACTGCTACTTTAGCGATGGGAGATGCTATAGCTGTGGCTTTGATGAAGGCTAGGAAATTTAAACCTGATGATTTTGCTTTGTTTCATCCAGGCGGGAGTTTGGGTAGGAAGCTTTTGACTAGGGTTAGTGACTTGATGGTTAAAAAGAAATTGCCTATCGTGCATCCTGAAAGTGATTTTAATGAATTGGTTGATGTGATGACTAGTGGGAAATTAGGACTTTGTATAGTATTAGAAAATGAAAAACTAGTTGGGATTATCACTGATGGGGATTTAAGAAGGGCTTTAAAAGCTGATGCTAAACCAAGATTTGATTTTAAGGCAAAGGAAATTATGAGCCATAGTCCAAAAACTATAGATGCAAGTGCTATGGCAAGTGAGGCAGAAGAGCTTATGCTAAAATATAAAATCAAAGAAATAGTCGTCACACAAAATGAAAAAATAGTAGGCATCATACAACTTTATGCGATAGGGAAAGTTTAA
- a CDS encoding FkbM family methyltransferase — MKEIGSDVVLLKCDQVSYKIYLPGKDIDYIQKKIYNEMIPYEYEMLQDILGKAKKDTIIVDIGSNIGNHSLYLAAHGFDIYAFEANLELCNILKVSIELNGFRKLKLHEFGLSDKKETAILDNLNAENLGGQSLKIKDSGDIVLYPLDDIKFEKDISVLKIDVEGMETKVLNGAINTIKKHRPFLYIEAINNAEFRKINVILEKLDYVYWNTFNATPTHLYYPKEQLKDKDILSNISFHKTLESYRMTQSLNYSKKISTEISKIVEMISKNNVELYKEINRLEVQKSELDKKIENIQSEKYQLEQELKNYKEVLHKASIDKLKLKQKDEEIKRIENTLSYRIGNRIVKSKNIKDILMLPYNLLEEYRKFKLRQRRKSISVENIKLKKNIKFKKKQIFKYTFKTLKSIKIACIMDEFTYTSFKYECDLLQLSPGNWKNEVATFKPDLLFIESAWQGKDSLWKLKISGFSTELQELIEYCKENNIATVFWSKEDPVHFNTFLAIACSVDFVFTTDIDCIPKYKFHVGHEDVYCLPFAAQTKIHNPIEEFDRKDEFNFAGSYYLRYPQRQLDFENLISAVKSYKNISIYDRNFNNPHPHYTFPDCYKDMIIGNLPFNEIIKAYKGYKFGITMNTVKQSQTMFARRAFELIACNTFVVSNFSRALRNFFGDLVISSDNVNELKNKLKLVCEDEMYYKKIKLNALRKVMKEHTYTDRLNFIASVVYKEQFESKHKFYILIHINSQEEYTRALDIYYSQKENQDIELLIYSKERLELQDEKYRFFSDQEKLYEYLKDKYQAYFGMMDIKDYYNENYLLDLTLTLKYSNFNAFGKYSFYNFNDGEVYLENKDCEYKKVKQLFITSSFVKVEYINKGLLSAFLNKEFSYQIENMFAIDCFNYCKNGVLLTKNQQEYVSSIDKVYSGISIKDLNISSNFKGVLKETYETPDLIKMDAKFIYDNIEKPISSKIKFLFDDKSKFIIESKLPSEIHKYFYFKNSFTRETFNMVKNSQFLLQGIFSNEDFKTVFEFQDENYQKISHSINKAGDIQTLAIPKECKFIRFGLRIQGTGKFQIDNLILDFLNPQPFALLSRSKKLVLTKQYPSYDDLYKYGFLHSRIKAYKEKGVLVDVFRLSNTQKYECREFEDIDVMMATNDVLEETLASGQYDHILVHFLDKNMWNVLEKFVDKIKITVWIHGAEIQIWQRREFEFERYSEIEIHRQKKLSDQRVKFWTKIFNANYKNMHFIFVSEYFKKESLGDLKISLDSSKYTIVYNPIDTSMFNYLPKSQNDRKKILSISPFVSRKYANDLSIEAILELSKRDFFKDLEFFIAGDGVLFDELTNDLKYFKNIILHKGFLTQKEISNLHKQYGIFLNPSRWDSQGVSRIEAMSSGLVPITNNIAAIPEFVDNECGILVEPENTKALADAIEFLYKNPDEFMKLSANTAKRVRQQCDKDITISKELDIVI; from the coding sequence ATGAAAGAAATAGGTTCTGATGTTGTTTTATTAAAATGTGATCAAGTGAGTTATAAAATTTATCTTCCAGGTAAAGATATAGACTATATACAGAAAAAAATTTACAACGAAATGATTCCTTATGAATATGAAATGTTGCAGGATATATTAGGAAAAGCAAAAAAAGATACCATTATAGTTGATATAGGATCCAATATAGGCAATCATTCTTTATATCTTGCAGCACATGGTTTTGATATATATGCTTTTGAAGCAAATTTAGAACTGTGTAACATACTTAAAGTAAGTATAGAATTGAATGGATTTAGAAAATTAAAGCTGCATGAATTTGGTCTATCAGATAAAAAAGAAACAGCAATTTTAGATAATTTAAATGCTGAAAATTTAGGTGGACAATCTTTAAAAATTAAAGATTCTGGTGATATTGTTTTATATCCTCTTGATGATATAAAATTTGAAAAAGATATTTCTGTATTAAAAATAGATGTAGAAGGAATGGAAACTAAAGTTTTAAATGGTGCGATCAATACTATAAAAAAACATAGACCATTTTTATATATAGAAGCTATTAATAATGCTGAATTTAGAAAAATTAATGTTATATTAGAAAAATTAGACTATGTTTATTGGAATACTTTTAACGCAACCCCAACACACCTATATTATCCAAAAGAACAGTTAAAAGATAAAGATATATTATCCAATATATCTTTTCATAAAACTTTAGAATCGTATCGAATGACTCAATCCTTAAATTATAGTAAAAAAATATCTACTGAAATTTCTAAAATTGTTGAAATGATATCTAAAAATAATGTTGAACTATATAAAGAAATAAACAGGCTAGAGGTACAAAAGAGCGAATTAGATAAAAAAATTGAAAATATTCAGTCAGAGAAGTATCAACTAGAGCAGGAATTAAAAAATTATAAGGAAGTATTACACAAAGCATCTATAGATAAACTAAAATTAAAACAAAAAGATGAGGAAATAAAAAGGATAGAAAATACATTGTCATATAGAATAGGAAATCGTATAGTGAAGTCTAAAAATATTAAAGATATTTTAATGCTTCCATATAATTTACTTGAAGAATACAGAAAATTTAAGCTAAGACAGAGAAGAAAATCAATTAGTGTTGAAAATATAAAATTAAAGAAAAATATAAAATTTAAAAAAAAACAAATTTTTAAATATACATTTAAAACCTTAAAATCAATAAAAATTGCTTGCATAATGGATGAATTCACATACACTTCCTTTAAATACGAGTGCGATTTGTTACAACTCAGTCCAGGAAATTGGAAAAATGAAGTTGCAACATTTAAACCTGATTTATTATTTATAGAATCAGCTTGGCAAGGAAAAGATTCTTTGTGGAAGTTAAAAATCTCAGGATTTTCCACAGAACTTCAAGAGCTTATAGAATATTGTAAAGAAAATAATATTGCTACTGTATTTTGGAGCAAAGAAGATCCAGTTCATTTTAATACTTTTCTAGCGATAGCTTGTTCTGTTGATTTTGTTTTTACAACTGATATTGATTGTATTCCAAAATATAAATTTCATGTTGGTCATGAAGATGTGTATTGTTTACCTTTTGCAGCTCAAACAAAAATACATAACCCCATAGAAGAATTTGACCGTAAAGATGAATTTAATTTTGCAGGGTCGTATTATTTACGATATCCTCAAAGACAATTAGATTTTGAAAATCTTATAAGTGCAGTAAAATCATATAAAAATATTAGTATTTATGATAGAAATTTTAATAATCCTCATCCTCATTATACTTTTCCAGATTGTTATAAAGATATGATTATAGGGAATTTACCTTTTAATGAGATTATAAAAGCATATAAAGGTTATAAATTTGGGATAACGATGAACACTGTCAAGCAATCTCAAACAATGTTTGCTAGAAGAGCTTTTGAGCTTATAGCGTGCAATACTTTTGTTGTGAGTAATTTCTCTAGAGCTTTAAGAAATTTTTTTGGTGATTTAGTAATATCATCTGATAATGTGAATGAGTTAAAAAATAAATTAAAACTAGTATGTGAAGATGAGATGTATTATAAGAAGATAAAATTAAATGCTTTAAGAAAAGTGATGAAAGAACATACTTATACAGATAGATTGAATTTTATAGCTTCTGTTGTTTACAAAGAACAATTTGAATCCAAGCATAAATTTTATATATTAATACATATAAATTCGCAAGAGGAATATACAAGGGCATTGGATATTTATTATTCTCAAAAAGAAAACCAAGATATTGAGTTATTAATATATAGCAAAGAGAGGCTAGAGCTTCAAGATGAAAAATATAGGTTTTTTTCAGATCAAGAAAAATTATATGAATATTTAAAAGATAAATATCAAGCTTATTTTGGAATGATGGATATTAAAGATTATTATAATGAAAATTATTTACTAGATCTAACTTTAACTCTAAAGTATTCTAATTTTAATGCTTTTGGAAAATATAGTTTTTATAATTTCAACGATGGAGAGGTATATTTAGAAAACAAAGATTGCGAATATAAAAAAGTAAAACAACTTTTTATTACTTCATCTTTTGTAAAAGTAGAATATATCAACAAAGGATTATTATCAGCTTTTCTTAATAAAGAATTTTCATATCAAATTGAAAATATGTTTGCTATTGATTGTTTTAATTATTGTAAAAATGGTGTTTTACTTACTAAAAATCAACAAGAATATGTGTCTAGTATAGATAAAGTGTATTCTGGGATAAGTATTAAAGATCTTAATATATCATCAAATTTTAAAGGTGTATTGAAGGAAACTTATGAAACTCCTGATTTGATTAAAATGGATGCTAAATTTATATATGATAATATAGAAAAACCGATAAGTTCTAAAATTAAATTTTTGTTTGATGATAAAAGTAAATTTATAATTGAATCAAAATTACCTAGTGAAATACATAAATATTTTTATTTTAAAAATTCTTTTACAAGAGAAACTTTTAATATGGTAAAAAATTCTCAATTTTTACTCCAAGGTATATTCTCAAACGAAGATTTTAAAACAGTTTTTGAATTTCAAGATGAAAATTATCAAAAAATTTCTCATAGTATTAACAAAGCTGGAGATATTCAAACTTTAGCTATACCTAAAGAGTGTAAATTTATCCGTTTTGGCTTGCGTATTCAAGGCACTGGTAAATTTCAAATAGACAATCTGATTTTAGATTTTCTAAATCCCCAGCCTTTTGCACTTCTTTCTAGAAGTAAAAAATTGGTATTAACTAAACAGTATCCTTCTTATGATGATTTATACAAATACGGCTTTTTACACTCAAGAATAAAGGCATATAAAGAAAAGGGTGTTTTGGTTGATGTTTTTAGGCTTAGCAATACACAAAAGTATGAATGTAGAGAATTTGAAGATATTGATGTGATGATGGCCACTAATGATGTTTTAGAAGAAACTTTGGCAAGTGGACAATATGACCATATTTTGGTTCATTTTTTAGATAAAAATATGTGGAATGTTTTGGAGAAATTTGTAGATAAAATCAAAATTACTGTTTGGATTCATGGTGCTGAAATTCAAATTTGGCAAAGAAGAGAATTTGAATTTGAAAGATATAGCGAAATAGAAATTCATAGACAAAAAAAACTTTCTGATCAAAGAGTGAAATTTTGGACAAAAATTTTCAATGCAAATTATAAAAATATGCATTTTATTTTTGTAAGTGAGTATTTTAAAAAAGAAAGTTTAGGGGACTTAAAAATATCATTAGATTCTAGCAAATATACCATCGTATATAATCCTATAGATACTTCAATGTTTAATTATTTACCTAAATCACAAAATGATAGAAAAAAAATTCTTTCTATTAGCCCTTTTGTCTCAAGAAAATATGCAAATGATTTAAGTATTGAGGCTATTTTGGAGCTTAGCAAAAGAGATTTTTTTAAAGATTTGGAATTTTTTATAGCCGGCGATGGAGTGTTATTTGATGAATTAACTAATGATTTGAAATATTTTAAAAATATTATCTTGCATAAAGGATTTCTAACCCAAAAAGAAATATCAAATTTGCATAAACAATATGGTATTTTTTTAAATCCAAGTAGATGGGATTCTCAAGGTGTATCGAGAATTGAAGCTATGTCAAGTGGTTTAGTTCCGATTACTAATAACATTGCAGCAATTCCAGAATTTGTAGACAATGAATGTGGAATTTTAGTAGAACCTGAAAATACAAAAGCATTAGCTGATGCAATCGAGTTTTTATATAAAAACCCAGATGAATTTATGAAATTATCCGCAAATACTGCAAAAAGAGTTAGACAGCAATGTGATAAAGATATTACTATATCCAAAGAATTGGATATAGTAATATAA
- the wecC gene encoding UDP-N-acetyl-D-mannosamine dehydrogenase, with translation MNNFNKVCVIGLGYIGLPTAAVFASKKVKVLGVDINQQAVDIINQGKIHIVEPELDILVHAVVKDGYLKAATLPGEADAFIIAVPTPFKGEDYEPNLDYIKAASKSIAKVLKKGNLVVLESTSPVGATEQMAKWLADERPDLTFPHQISEESDIKIAHCPERVLPGQVIRELVENDRIIGGMTQKCTEYAINLYKIFVQGECIKTNARTAEMAKLTENSFRDVNIAFANELSILCDKLDINVWELINLANRHPRVNILQPGCGVGGHCIAVDPWFIVHQNPNEAKMIKTAREVNDNKPNFVIQKIKEKVKDILQPKIACLGLAFKPDIDDLRESPALDIVIKLANEENYQILAVEPNIKQLPLKLQDKANVKLVSLTQALDEADIVVILVKHKEFIGMQSDKLIDFVNI, from the coding sequence ATGAATAATTTTAATAAAGTGTGCGTAATAGGTCTTGGATATATAGGACTTCCCACAGCAGCTGTTTTTGCCAGTAAAAAAGTTAAAGTTTTGGGTGTAGATATAAATCAACAAGCAGTAGATATTATAAATCAAGGTAAAATTCATATAGTTGAACCCGAATTAGATATTTTGGTACATGCTGTTGTAAAAGATGGTTATCTTAAAGCAGCAACATTACCTGGTGAAGCAGATGCTTTTATCATTGCAGTACCAACTCCTTTTAAAGGAGAAGATTATGAGCCTAATTTGGATTACATTAAGGCAGCATCAAAATCAATAGCAAAGGTTTTAAAAAAAGGAAATTTAGTGGTTTTAGAGTCAACATCCCCAGTTGGAGCAACAGAACAAATGGCCAAATGGCTCGCAGATGAAAGACCTGATTTGACTTTTCCTCATCAGATCAGTGAAGAATCCGATATCAAGATAGCTCATTGCCCAGAAAGGGTTTTACCTGGACAAGTTATAAGAGAACTTGTTGAAAATGATAGAATTATTGGAGGTATGACGCAAAAATGCACGGAGTATGCAATAAATTTGTATAAAATTTTTGTTCAAGGTGAGTGCATTAAAACAAATGCTAGGACAGCGGAAATGGCAAAACTTACAGAAAATTCTTTTAGAGATGTAAATATAGCTTTTGCTAATGAATTATCTATTTTATGCGACAAATTGGATATAAATGTATGGGAGCTTATAAATCTTGCCAATCGTCATCCTAGAGTAAATATCTTACAACCAGGTTGTGGAGTTGGTGGGCACTGTATAGCAGTGGATCCGTGGTTTATAGTACATCAAAATCCAAATGAAGCTAAAATGATAAAAACAGCTAGAGAGGTTAACGATAATAAACCAAATTTTGTTATACAAAAAATTAAAGAAAAAGTAAAAGACATACTGCAACCTAAAATTGCCTGTTTAGGTTTAGCGTTTAAACCAGATATTGATGATTTGAGAGAATCTCCGGCTTTGGATATAGTTATTAAGCTTGCAAACGAAGAAAATTATCAAATATTAGCTGTAGAACCAAATATAAAACAACTTCCATTAAAATTACAAGATAAGGCAAATGTAAAATTGGTTTCTTTGACACAAGCATTGGATGAAGCAGATATTGTTGTGATATTAGTTAAGCACAAGGAGTTTATTGGTATGCAATCTGATAAACTTATAGATTTTGTTAATATTTAA
- a CDS encoding capsular polysaccharide export system, periplasmic protein has product MKKIFLFLILPIFLFSAVDVSQIAKIQNQPLSPTMEPQVASYDNNQSDFNQTQTPTAKVFGAHLFNGNFTKFTQHVYNPDYKLAVGDRINIKIWGAVEFIQTLVVDSQGNIFIPKVGAINLLGVKNSALVQVITKAINKIYKSNVYVYADMDIYQNVSVFVTGNVNQPGLYQGLSSDSIIQYLDKAKGINLEYGSFRDIQILRDNKVIKHVDLYDFLLKGQLELFPFRMGDVILVGSVQKYVFVEGDVQKPFRFELSNDILNLADIAKVAGAKPIVTNAVVKSYREDHKLHVQAYSKKQFSDVNLHNADEIEFRPDYTAQNISISIEGEHSGLHSVVVKKGTTLADVAKMIAVNEQSDINALQVFRKSVAATQKQLIEAQLKELETLALTSSSVNAEQASIRATQAKTILEFIERAKQAQPKGQIVIDNVKAYNSIVLEEGDVINVPSKNNLVLVQGEVSIPGAFVYMNKEKLRYYINLAGGFSDRADVSRVLVINANGKATKYSGRSSADIKAGDSILVLPKVDSQNLQIFSMLTQILYQIAIATNVVLNI; this is encoded by the coding sequence ATGAAAAAGATATTTTTATTTTTGATTTTACCTATATTTTTATTTTCTGCAGTAGATGTTTCTCAGATTGCTAAAATTCAAAACCAACCACTTAGCCCTACTATGGAACCACAAGTTGCAAGTTATGATAATAATCAAAGTGATTTTAATCAAACTCAAACTCCGACAGCTAAAGTTTTTGGTGCACATTTATTCAATGGAAATTTTACTAAATTTACCCAACATGTTTATAATCCTGATTATAAATTAGCAGTAGGTGATAGAATTAACATAAAAATTTGGGGTGCAGTGGAATTTATACAAACACTTGTAGTGGATTCTCAAGGAAATATTTTTATACCAAAGGTTGGTGCTATTAATCTTTTAGGTGTAAAAAATAGTGCTTTAGTGCAAGTTATTACAAAAGCTATAAACAAAATTTATAAAAGTAATGTCTATGTATATGCAGATATGGATATATATCAAAATGTCTCAGTTTTTGTTACAGGAAATGTTAATCAACCAGGACTTTATCAAGGATTAAGCTCTGATTCTATTATTCAGTATTTAGATAAAGCAAAAGGTATAAATTTAGAATATGGTAGTTTTAGAGATATTCAAATTCTAAGAGACAATAAAGTTATAAAACATGTAGATTTGTATGATTTTTTACTTAAAGGACAGCTTGAACTTTTTCCTTTTAGAATGGGCGATGTGATCTTAGTGGGTAGTGTGCAAAAATATGTTTTTGTAGAAGGGGATGTGCAAAAGCCTTTTAGGTTTGAGCTAAGTAATGATATTTTAAATTTAGCAGATATAGCAAAAGTTGCAGGAGCTAAGCCTATAGTAACTAATGCTGTGGTAAAAAGCTACAGAGAAGATCATAAACTTCATGTGCAAGCTTATAGTAAAAAACAATTTTCAGATGTAAATTTGCATAATGCAGATGAGATAGAATTTAGGCCTGATTATACTGCGCAAAATATTAGCATTAGTATAGAAGGTGAGCATAGTGGTTTGCATTCAGTTGTGGTAAAAAAAGGAACAACCTTAGCTGATGTTGCTAAAATGATTGCAGTAAATGAGCAATCTGATATAAACGCTTTGCAAGTTTTTAGAAAAAGTGTAGCTGCTACTCAAAAACAGCTCATAGAAGCCCAACTTAAAGAGCTTGAAACATTAGCTCTAACAAGCTCTTCAGTTAATGCTGAGCAAGCTAGCATTAGAGCTACTCAAGCTAAGACGATTTTAGAATTTATTGAGCGTGCTAAGCAAGCTCAACCAAAAGGACAAATCGTTATAGATAATGTTAAAGCTTATAATTCTATAGTCTTAGAAGAAGGTGATGTGATAAATGTGCCTAGTAAAAACAATCTTGTTTTAGTTCAAGGTGAAGTTTCTATACCAGGTGCATTTGTATATATGAACAAAGAAAAATTAAGATATTATATCAATCTAGCGGGTGGTTTTAGCGATAGAGCTGATGTATCAAGAGTTTTGGTGATTAATGCCAATGGTAAAGCAACCAAGTATAGTGGTAGAAGCTCAGCAGATATCAAAGCAGGAGATTCCATTTTAGTTTTACCAAAAGTAGATAGCCAGAATTTACAAATCTTTAGTATGCTAACTCAAATTTTATATCAAATAGCTATAGCTACGAATGTGGTATTAAATATATAA
- a CDS encoding capsular polysaccharide export system, inner membrane protein — MQNDILNKIKNLEILNSFKIVLILMVFVVFYYVFIAANRYVSEAVLSVKSTTGDSGAITGIASLLTNNSFSSEDINYLKSYIHSLDMLNILEEKIKIRELYQKQKLDFFYSISPSADQESFLKYYQNRVKVVQDASTNGILRVSVEGFDAQSAHLIATTIVKESEKFINEISHKAAREQMQFAEDELLQFKKRYQKAKDELLAFQNKYGVFDPLKQAEGTLKLIGELETKIATKEAELLMMQSYINDNAPQIVTLKSEITALKKQLQKEKSKVSSPKSSQKLNDLAAKFQDLTIETGFAESAYTAALKAYESARIEALRKIKQVVIVQSPSLPQSAKYPETLYNILTAFMILSLIFGIVKFIKMIIEEHRY, encoded by the coding sequence AATTCTTTTAAAATCGTATTGATTTTAATGGTTTTTGTAGTTTTTTACTATGTTTTTATAGCAGCAAATCGTTATGTGAGCGAGGCTGTTTTAAGTGTTAAATCAACTACAGGTGATAGTGGTGCTATTACAGGAATTGCATCTTTGCTTACGAATAATTCTTTTTCAAGTGAGGATATTAATTATTTAAAATCATATATTCATTCTTTAGATATGCTAAATATTTTAGAAGAAAAAATTAAAATACGAGAACTTTATCAAAAACAAAAACTTGACTTTTTTTATAGTATTTCACCATCAGCTGATCAAGAAAGTTTTTTAAAGTATTATCAAAATCGTGTTAAAGTGGTTCAAGATGCTTCCACAAACGGAATTTTAAGAGTAAGTGTTGAAGGTTTTGATGCTCAAAGTGCACATTTAATAGCCACAACTATAGTTAAAGAAAGTGAAAAATTTATCAATGAAATTTCACATAAAGCTGCTAGAGAGCAAATGCAATTTGCCGAAGATGAGTTATTGCAGTTTAAGAAAAGATACCAAAAAGCAAAAGATGAACTTTTGGCATTTCAAAACAAATATGGAGTATTTGATCCACTTAAGCAAGCAGAAGGAACTCTAAAGCTTATAGGAGAACTTGAAACAAAAATAGCCACTAAAGAAGCAGAACTTTTAATGATGCAAAGTTATATAAATGATAATGCTCCGCAAATTGTGACCTTAAAAAGTGAAATTACGGCTTTAAAAAAACAACTTCAAAAAGAAAAATCCAAAGTTTCATCGCCAAAATCTTCTCAAAAGCTTAATGATCTTGCAGCTAAATTTCAAGATTTAACTATAGAAACAGGTTTTGCAGAAAGTGCTTATACAGCTGCATTAAAAGCTTATGAGAGTGCTAGGATAGAAGCTTTAAGAAAGATCAAACAAGTGGTAATTGTTCAAAGCCCAAGTTTGCCTCAGAGTGCAAAATATCCTGAAACTTTGTATAATATACTCACAGCTTTTATGATTTTGTCTTTGATTTTTGGCATCGTGAAATTTATCAAAATGATTATAGAGGAGCATAGATACTAA
- the wecB gene encoding non-hydrolyzing UDP-N-acetylglucosamine 2-epimerase, translating to MRKILVVFGTRPEAIKMAPLVKIMENRNDIDFKICVTAQHRQMLDQILDVFDIKPDYDLNIMSENQDLYDITFKILCGMKNILNDFRPDVVLVHGDTTTASVVALAAFYQKIKVAHIEAGLRTYNLYNPWPEEANRQIVGVLSDIHFAPTAKSAENLIKEGKDKKNIFVTGNTVIDALFYMAEKIKNNMVFKTKILTSIENKYKISDSRKFILVTGHRRENFGEGFLQICEALKTIAINNPNIDIVYPVHLNPNVQKPVKTLLSNISNVCLINPLKYEEFIYLMSNCYFIITDSGGVQEEAPSLGKPILVMRETTERPEAIEAGTVKLVGTCKSSIIKAAQELIDDEDEYKKMSKASNPYGDGNACDKIISVLVKRINNDE from the coding sequence ATGAGAAAGATTTTAGTTGTTTTTGGAACAAGACCAGAGGCTATAAAAATGGCTCCATTGGTTAAAATAATGGAAAATAGAAATGATATAGATTTTAAAATTTGTGTGACCGCACAACACAGACAAATGCTAGATCAAATTTTAGATGTTTTTGATATTAAGCCAGATTATGATTTAAATATCATGAGTGAAAATCAAGATTTATATGATATTACATTTAAAATTCTTTGTGGTATGAAAAATATATTGAATGATTTTAGACCAGATGTTGTTTTGGTGCATGGGGATACCACTACTGCAAGTGTTGTAGCATTGGCGGCTTTTTATCAAAAAATAAAAGTAGCACACATTGAAGCGGGGTTAAGGACTTATAATCTTTATAATCCTTGGCCAGAAGAGGCAAATAGACAAATTGTCGGTGTTTTATCAGATATTCACTTTGCCCCAACAGCTAAGAGTGCTGAAAATCTTATAAAAGAAGGGAAGGACAAAAAGAATATTTTTGTGACTGGCAATACGGTTATTGATGCATTATTTTATATGGCGGAAAAAATAAAAAATAATATGGTATTTAAGACAAAAATTTTAACTTCTATTGAAAATAAATATAAAATAAGTGATAGTAGAAAATTTATTCTAGTTACAGGACATCGTAGAGAAAATTTTGGTGAAGGTTTTTTGCAAATTTGTGAAGCATTAAAAACTATAGCAATTAATAATCCAAATATTGACATAGTTTACCCTGTTCATCTAAATCCTAATGTTCAAAAACCTGTAAAAACACTTCTATCAAATATTTCTAATGTTTGCTTGATAAATCCTCTTAAATATGAGGAATTTATATATCTTATGTCAAATTGTTATTTTATCATTACAGATTCTGGCGGCGTACAGGAAGAGGCACCTAGTCTTGGAAAACCTATATTAGTAATGCGTGAAACAACAGAAAGACCAGAAGCCATAGAAGCTGGAACAGTGAAGTTAGTGGGTACTTGTAAAAGTAGTATTATCAAAGCAGCTCAAGAGTTGATTGATGATGAAGATGAATATAAAAAAATGAGCAAGGCAAGTAATCCTTATGGAGATGGAAATGCATGTGATAAAATAATAAGTGTACTAGTGAAAAGGATAAATAACGATGAATAA